GAGCAGGGCGCGGTAGGACGGCTCGGAGAGCAGGCCCTCGAGGATGGGCTCCGCGCGCTCGAGCTCCTCGACGGTCTCGAGCAGCGGCACGAACCCGATCCGGGCGGTGCCGCTGGCCAGGTCGACCAGGCCGGCCTCGCGGGCGAGCAGCACGGCGGCGAGGACGTCGTCGACGTCGCGGGTCATCGAGATGATGTAGCTCTCGATCGAGCGGTCGCCGAGCTGGTCGAGCGACTCGCGCACGACCGCGAAGACCTCGGCGGTGCGGCGCCCGTCCTCGTCGATCGGCGGTGGCTGCTGCGACAGCGGCCGGTGCACGGCCAGCTCGCGGGACAGGACCTCGGTGCGCTCGGGCTGCGTGAGGTCGGCGTACGGCTTGTCCAGGACGCCGAGGCGGTCGAGGAGCTGGCCCAGCGCGTGGTGGTGCTTCTCGGCGTGCTCGCGCACGTCGAGCGTGGCCAGGGTGAAGCCCGAGGCGGCGACGGTGCGGACCAGGCGCTCGAGGTCACCGCCGGCGAGCAGCTCGCCCTGGTGGGTGTGGACCGACTCGTGGAGCACGAGCAGGTCGGCCATCAGCTCGGTGTCGTCGCGGTAGTCGCGGCCGGGACGGTGCGGGCCGGAGGCCTCGATGCGGCGCGCCGTCAGCTGCAGGCGCAGGTCGACGCAGGTGAGGAACAGCCGGTAGGGCTCCTCGACGTTGAGCCGGCGGTAGCGCGGCTCGACCTCGGGCAGCGCGTCGAGCATCTCGTCGGTGCGCGCCTGCAGCGCCTCCGAGACGGTCGAGAGCCGGACGCTGACCGACAGCGTGCGGCGCAGGTCGTTGATCTTGCGGCGGATCACGGTCAGCCCGTGGGAGGCCTGCAGGCGCAGCACCTCGCGGGTGATGTCGGGCGTGACGTTGGGGTTGCCGTCGCGGTCGCCGCCCATCCAGGTGCCAAAGCGCAGCGGGCTGGTCTCGAGCGGCAGCTCGACGTCCCACTCGGTGAGCTGCTCCTCGAGCTCCTCCAGGACGTCCTGGACCGCCGCCGAGGTGAGGCCCTCGAGGTAGTAGATGCCGTTGCGGGCCTCGTCGATGACCTCGGGCCGCTCGACGCGCAGCTCGTCGGTCTGCCACAGCAGGTCGACGGCGACCTCGAGCCGGCGTCGGCGGCGGGCGGTGTCGGGCTCCTCCAGCAGCGCCGCCACGGAGCGCAGCTTGTCGAGCGTCGTGCGGCGCGCCACCTCGGTCGGGTGGGCGGTGAACACCGACCGCACCGACACCTGGGCGACCGTCTCGGCGACGTCCTTCGCCTCGGTGCCGGCCTCGCGGGCGCGCCGCAGCGCCCCGGCCAGCGGCCCGCCGTGGTCGGCGCGCTGCTCGCCGAGGGAGCGGCCGCGGTGCTCCTGCTCGGTGACGTTGGCCAGGTGGAAGTACGCCGTGAACGCCCGCGCCAGCGTCGCCGCGGTCGCCAGGTCGAGCTCGGGCAGGTCGAGCGAGTCGTCCTTGGCCGCCAGCCGGACGCTCTCGACCAGGTCGAGCAGCTCCTGGCCGTGGGTCCGGGTCAGGGTGTCGCCCAGCATCGAGGTGACCAGGCGGATGTCGCGGCGCAGCGGCGCCTCGGCGGAGTGGGGCAGGTGCTCGGACATGGGACCTCACAGTGGTTCGTGCGACGGACCGATGAAGGGCCGGCGTCGTCGACGGCACCCGCGGGGTGAGGCTCAAACCTAGGCGATCAGAGGGTCCCCTCGCATCTCGCGGGCCAGCGGTGGACAGCACCCGGGGACGGGCCGCTCAGGCCGCGCGGACCGGCAGCCGCCGCCAGCCGCGGATCACGGTCGTGCCGCGCTCGACGGCCCGCCCGGCCGGCGCGAGGTGCGGCCAGCGCTCGAACAGCCTCCGCAGCGCCACCTCGCCCTCGAGCCGCGCCAGCGGCGCCCCGACGCAGTAGTGCGCACCGCCCGAGAAGGCCAGGGTGTCGCGGCCCTCGGGACGGGTCAGGTCGAAGTCGTCGGCGTCCTCGTGCTCGGCCTCGTCGCGCCCGGTCGAGCCGAGCAGCACCAGCACGACCTGGTCGCGGCGCACCTGCTGCCCACCGACCGTGCGCGGCTCGTGCGCCACCCGGGCGGTCAGCTGGACGGGCGGGTCGTGGCGCAGCGTCTCGGTCACCACGCGGGCCGCCAGCCCGGGGTCCTCGCGCACCAGCTCCTGCTGCTCGGGGTGCTGGTGCAGCGCGCGGACGGCGTTGCCGATGAGGTTGGTGGTGGTCTCGAAGCCGGCCAGGAGCAGCAGCTGCGCGAGCGAGACGACCTCGTCGACGGTGACGTGCTCGCCCGGGCGCACCTCGCTCTCGGCGGCGCTGGCCAGGCGGCTGAGCAGGTCGTCGCCCGGGTCGCGGCGGCGCTCGTCGACCAGCCGCTCGAAGAGCACCCGCAGGTCGGTCTGGGCCCGCAGCATCCGGCGCTGGTGGGGCACCGACGTGACGCCGTCGAGGGCCGCGCCGAGGGTGTGGCCCCAGGCGGCGAACTGCTGCGCGTCGGCCGCGGGAATGGCCAGCAGGTCGCTGATCACCGCGACCGGCAGCGGGCTCGCGAACCCCGCCACCAGGTCGGTGCCGCGACGCACGTCGAGGCGGTCGAGCAGCCGGTCGGCCGTCGCCTCGACCGTCGGGCGCAGCGCCTCGATCCGCCGCGCCGAGAACGCCGGCGTCGCCAGCCGGCGCAGCCGCCCGTGGTCGGGCGGGTCCAGCCCCAGCAGCGACAGCTCCAGGACGTTGGGCTCGGTGCCCTCGTGGACCGGGCCGCCGGTCACGTCGAACGGCTGTGCCCCCGACGACAGCCGGACGCCGAACCCGCGGTCGCGCAGGACGTCGTGCGCGTCGGCGTACGTGCTGGCGACCCACAGGCCCGAGCGGCTCCAGGTCAGGCCGCGGTCGCAGCGCAGCCGGGCGTACGTCGCGTAGGGGTCGGCCTTCCACGGGGCCTGGAACAGCCGCGCCACGGGGTCGCCCGCGAGCGCCAGGCCGAGCGTCCCCGCCCGGAGCAGGGTGAGCTGCCGGGTGGTCCGGAGGTCCGCGCGCAGGCCCATGCGTCCATCATGCGCCGGGCCCGGTCGGGGAGCGCCGCCTCAGGTCAGGTAGCGAGTCAGGGGCGAGTCGGCGGGCAGCCGCTCGATCCGCGACGGGGAGGCGGTCATCCGCTCCAGCAGCGGCTCGAGGTCGGCGGCGTCGGAGAGCTCGACGCCGACCAGGGCCGGGCCGGTCTCGCGGTTGTTGCGCTTGACGTACTCGAACAGCGTGATGTCGTCGTCGGGGCCGAGCACGTCGTCGAGGAAGGCCCGCAGCGCGCCGGGCTCCTGGGGGAAGTCGACGAGGAAGTAGTGCTTGAGGCCGGTGTGCACCAGCGACCGCTCGACGATCTCGGCGTAGCGGCTGACGTCGTTGTTGCCGCCCGACAGCACGCACAGCACGGTCGCGCCGGGGGCGGGGGCCAGCAGCGAGAGCGAGGCCGTGGCCAGGGCGCCGGCGGGCTCGGCGATGATCCCGTCGGACTGGTAGAGGTCGAGCA
This genomic interval from Nocardioides scoriae contains the following:
- a CDS encoding cytochrome P450; translated protein: MGLRADLRTTRQLTLLRAGTLGLALAGDPVARLFQAPWKADPYATYARLRCDRGLTWSRSGLWVASTYADAHDVLRDRGFGVRLSSGAQPFDVTGGPVHEGTEPNVLELSLLGLDPPDHGRLRRLATPAFSARRIEALRPTVEATADRLLDRLDVRRGTDLVAGFASPLPVAVISDLLAIPAADAQQFAAWGHTLGAALDGVTSVPHQRRMLRAQTDLRVLFERLVDERRRDPGDDLLSRLASAAESEVRPGEHVTVDEVVSLAQLLLLAGFETTTNLIGNAVRALHQHPEQQELVREDPGLAARVVTETLRHDPPVQLTARVAHEPRTVGGQQVRRDQVVLVLLGSTGRDEAEHEDADDFDLTRPEGRDTLAFSGGAHYCVGAPLARLEGEVALRRLFERWPHLAPAGRAVERGTTVIRGWRRLPVRAA
- the ppc gene encoding phosphoenolpyruvate carboxylase, with amino-acid sequence MSEHLPHSAEAPLRRDIRLVTSMLGDTLTRTHGQELLDLVESVRLAAKDDSLDLPELDLATAATLARAFTAYFHLANVTEQEHRGRSLGEQRADHGGPLAGALRRAREAGTEAKDVAETVAQVSVRSVFTAHPTEVARRTTLDKLRSVAALLEEPDTARRRRRLEVAVDLLWQTDELRVERPEVIDEARNGIYYLEGLTSAAVQDVLEELEEQLTEWDVELPLETSPLRFGTWMGGDRDGNPNVTPDITREVLRLQASHGLTVIRRKINDLRRTLSVSVRLSTVSEALQARTDEMLDALPEVEPRYRRLNVEEPYRLFLTCVDLRLQLTARRIEASGPHRPGRDYRDDTELMADLLVLHESVHTHQGELLAGGDLERLVRTVAASGFTLATLDVREHAEKHHHALGQLLDRLGVLDKPYADLTQPERTEVLSRELAVHRPLSQQPPPIDEDGRRTAEVFAVVRESLDQLGDRSIESYIISMTRDVDDVLAAVLLAREAGLVDLASGTARIGFVPLLETVEELERAEPILEGLLSEPSYRALLAARGDVQEVMLGYSDSNKSGGIATSQWQIQRAQRVARDVARRHGVRLRFFHGRGGSVGRGGGPTYDAIMALPFGTVDGEVKLTEQGEVISDKYALPVLARENLELLVAATLEASLLHRTDRRTPEQAERWDGLMDEVSSRAHRRYCDLVERDDLAEYFLSCTPVDLLGSMHIGSRPSKRPQQDAGLDGLRAIPWVFGWTQSRQIVPGWFGVGTGLAAVEASGDDLREMYAHWPFFRTFLDNVAMTLFKADLDIAERYVTTLAPEATRGIFEVIRAEYDLTVAQVLAVTGDERLLEREPVLRTTLEVRENYLEPLHLLQVQLLARMRAGEESPDLERALLLTINGIAAGMRNTG